TATCAAATAAAAATCTACATATTCTTTATTTCCATCTATTATTTCATAATTATAAACATCTTGAATAAAAGGTATAATATTATCTTTAACATATTGAATGTTGTTGGAGAATATATAGAATTTAGAATGTTTATTTTTAGTATAAAAGTATTCAAAAGATTTTAAATAATAATCAATAGAAGGAATTTTAATATTAACCATATTAGCAAAATATATATAATCACCTCTTCTAATATGTATAGCTACAGATTCATTGCTATTAATATCATTTAAAATATTTATTTGTTTATCATTTAATAATTTATATAAATAATCATCAAGTAAAAAATATTTAGTAAAGTCTAGATTATAAAAATATTCTATCCATACCATTTTATGGTCTAAATA
This region of Brachyspira sp. SAP_772 genomic DNA includes:
- a CDS encoding alpha-1,2-fucosyltransferase; translation: MSNNNSIVVMQVCDGFTDQILKLSFSLFIRDTFNRNVKLDLTFYDNNKKDFLGIDNREFILTKLFNNIKFEAATQEEIQKSKENFIDHSFGKDKILSELKNTNKSVYLDHKMVWIEYFYNLDFTKYFLLDDYLYKLLNDKQINILNDINSNESVAIHIRRGDYIYFANMVNIKIPSIDYYLKSFEYFYTKNKHSKFYIFSNNIQYVKDNIIPFIQDVYNYEIIDGNKEYVDFYLI